The Planococcus donghaensis genome contains a region encoding:
- a CDS encoding Z1 domain-containing protein, producing the protein MISEMQVQINKNGLFYNYLSEKNKYDKDTKTCIENTVEKLKSESTTSNTPGILLGKIQSGKTRTFIGIMGLSYDNSVDVVIVLTKNSNALAKQTYERLSNEFAEQVLNDKMQVFDIMSLPTNLRRFELSQKLAIIVKKETKNMDRLYKALFELYPDLENKRILFVDDEADFASVAFERKKESDITEMKVISGKIDQLREKLNKASFLQVTATPYSLYLQPEDMRVHEHKIFQPIRPSFTELVPIHDQYVGGELYFEKSEEEGHLASYLYHEVAEKELVILKSPDLRRIKMDKLLSSSAVKDIRSSIVNFLVGSCIRRWQQEKLGQKIQKYAFIIHTERGKSSHEWQEQIITEIELNLRRVAEVQDEVFNLLVKESYNDLMKSVSLLNLPCPSFEEIINAVRDSLVNEFLLSSIVNSEKDVNQLLDETGQLRLRTPMNIFIGGQILDRGVTIRNLIGFYYGRNPKSFQQDTVLQHSRMYGARSIEDLSVTRFYTTKRLYDVMKKIHEFDSELRRAVEVGGHGQGVVFIQRDNVNKIIPCSPNKILLSNITMIKPHKRFLPVGFQTNSKTKIQKNIMQIDKIIQNQKDSQQDEDTIKVSVDVAKQIITLIFETLKMEEGYEWDLEEYLSVLDYLSFETDSPNQGYVWLVIKEGRNIKRIDRENRFENSPDTPKGEKGELRLARSLANDIPALILLKQNGLKINGWNDAPFWWPIIVAPSDTIPTVFAKKTIK; encoded by the coding sequence ATGATAAGTGAGATGCAAGTTCAAATTAATAAAAATGGACTGTTCTATAATTATTTATCGGAAAAAAATAAATACGATAAAGATACCAAAACATGTATTGAAAACACTGTAGAGAAATTAAAATCGGAATCAACAACCTCTAATACACCTGGGATTTTATTAGGGAAAATACAATCAGGTAAAACTAGAACATTCATAGGAATTATGGGCTTATCGTACGACAACTCTGTTGATGTTGTGATTGTATTAACAAAAAACTCAAATGCTTTAGCGAAACAAACTTATGAAAGATTAAGTAATGAATTCGCAGAACAAGTTTTAAATGATAAAATGCAGGTCTTCGATATTATGTCTTTACCCACAAATTTAAGAAGATTTGAACTTTCTCAAAAGCTAGCCATCATTGTCAAAAAAGAAACTAAAAATATGGACAGATTATACAAGGCTTTATTTGAACTGTATCCAGATTTGGAAAATAAAAGGATACTCTTTGTTGATGATGAAGCTGATTTTGCTAGTGTGGCTTTTGAACGTAAAAAAGAATCTGATATTACTGAGATGAAAGTTATCTCAGGAAAAATAGATCAATTAAGAGAGAAGCTGAACAAAGCATCGTTTTTACAAGTAACAGCTACACCATATTCCTTGTATCTTCAACCTGAAGACATGCGAGTTCATGAACATAAAATATTTCAACCTATAAGACCCTCTTTTACTGAGCTCGTTCCTATACACGACCAATATGTTGGTGGAGAATTGTACTTCGAAAAATCAGAGGAAGAAGGTCATTTAGCATCATATTTATACCACGAAGTAGCAGAAAAGGAATTAGTTATTTTAAAGAGTCCAGATTTAAGGCGAATTAAGATGGACAAATTGTTATCCAGTTCGGCAGTAAAAGATATTCGTTCTTCTATAGTTAATTTTCTTGTAGGAAGTTGTATCAGGAGATGGCAGCAAGAAAAACTAGGTCAAAAAATTCAAAAATATGCATTCATCATTCATACGGAGAGAGGCAAATCTTCTCATGAGTGGCAAGAACAAATTATAACTGAGATTGAACTTAATTTACGCAGAGTTGCTGAAGTACAAGATGAAGTTTTTAACCTTCTTGTAAAAGAGTCATATAACGATTTGATGAAATCTGTCAGTCTATTAAATTTACCTTGCCCTTCTTTTGAAGAAATAATAAATGCTGTCCGAGATTCTCTCGTTAATGAATTTTTATTAAGTTCAATTGTGAATTCTGAAAAGGATGTCAACCAATTATTAGATGAAACGGGACAATTGAGATTGAGAACCCCGATGAACATTTTTATAGGAGGTCAAATATTAGACCGCGGAGTGACAATCAGAAATCTAATCGGATTTTATTATGGACGTAACCCAAAGTCATTTCAACAAGACACAGTTTTACAACACTCGAGGATGTATGGCGCTAGATCGATAGAAGATTTGTCAGTTACTAGATTTTATACAACAAAAAGACTCTATGATGTTATGAAAAAGATACATGAATTTGATAGTGAACTTCGAAGAGCTGTCGAAGTAGGAGGACATGGACAAGGAGTCGTATTTATTCAAAGAGATAATGTGAATAAAATTATACCCTGCAGTCCAAATAAAATCTTGCTTTCGAATATTACAATGATAAAACCACATAAACGATTTTTACCAGTAGGATTTCAAACAAATTCAAAAACAAAAATACAGAAAAATATAATGCAAATTGATAAAATAATTCAAAATCAAAAAGATTCTCAGCAAGATGAAGACACAATTAAAGTATCGGTAGATGTTGCAAAGCAAATTATTACTTTGATATTTGAAACTTTGAAAATGGAAGAGGGTTATGAGTGGGACTTAGAAGAGTATCTATCGGTATTAGATTATTTATCATTTGAAACCGATTCTCCTAACCAAGGATACGTATGGTTAGTTATTAAGGAAGGGAGAAATATTAAACGCATAGATCGAGAAAATCGTTTTGAAAACTCTCCCGATACACCTAAAGGTGAAAAAGGTGAGTTGAGATTAGCACGGTCATTAGCAAATGATATCCCAGCCTTAATTTTATTGAAACAGAATGGATTAAAAATTAATGGTTGGAATGATGCTCCTTTTTGGTGGCCAATTATAGTGGCACCTAGTGATACAATCCCTACAGTGTTTGCAAAGAAAACTATAAAATAA
- a CDS encoding DEAD/DEAH box helicase, which produces MNIGDIINGPFFPETIEIKKLEAYGEGYHLLEGIGRQSNQYYEQLLTSHDIEKLIVVSTSKDLSVDLLGESIQQKLLYLILELEDKFSKTRALGNQEVIPLPHQIEAVYSRMLPSSNIRYLLADDPGAGKTIMSGMLIKELKARESVQRILVLVPPLVLRQWQEEMDEKFQESFKIINRAVLNEYGSLNPFIENDHCLASIYWSTRDEIKELILEAQFDLVIVDEAHKMAAYSYGKSKKKTSKTKLYQLGEKLLAKTEHCLLLTATPHKGDAENFRLLMKLIEPDIFQHISANQTLQDKTNPFIIRRLKESMVNFDGTPIFPKRTTKTIQYNLTEPELELYNAVTEYVQTHFNRALNTGHNSTAFAMMLLQRRLSSSIEAIHKSLERRYEKVQAILANTELERKEYAQKLEKLYESNLEEDVVESLDLLEQKFELSIDTIDIHLLEEEISELEKLLHMTTSLKKHEIEKKYLELETMLFGIDGLIYTGEKILIFTESVDTLKYLDTKLSTRVDQIAKIMGSYSMDERRNQVEMFRHHAQIMLATDAGGESINLQFCNQMINYDIPWNPNRLEQRMGRIHRIGQKNEVFIFNLVAANTREGYVLSRLLTKLDSMKEDLGNDLVYNIMGDLLDGEINLAELMKEAILTRENLDDVIKKMDKGLSDEHHELIQTMKKMQFDSDAMDVSAIKQSQVDIEINKVPNRMYIELMDHAFISSNVKIFNSHENQIKRVDRFPKLIRDQFAKEGSFTDSYRYTGYMKHSSDEVSYITKLHPLYGLAKKLLLKTRDQFVFKRYLMTYSVPEHLEVDAYRLVYKDGIGKELKNHLFFIAKRMDGSVVQLTPYWLSMDRFTPAVTELPFNEQPVLQQKVLQLAIEERNKLEKKRTSQLNKMHDYLVDTFQQQYNEVLDRLMHYQTDNQDNKNSALINQMNAQLIDIEEQKTKRLGIIDKQRTITLQPPKRVAQFELIPNGLSYRLIATDYAELIETHERNHGRKLLKTYGNFGLVDFYSERFNGEERFIILTDKPDLILNEEHTEDLNSIIEQTYVYLINGESFIEMKLTETL; this is translated from the coding sequence ATGAACATTGGAGATATTATAAATGGACCATTTTTTCCTGAGACAATTGAAATTAAAAAACTAGAAGCTTATGGAGAAGGCTATCATTTGTTAGAGGGTATCGGACGTCAATCCAATCAATATTATGAGCAATTATTAACGTCACATGATATTGAGAAACTAATAGTCGTTAGCACTTCTAAGGATTTGAGCGTTGATCTGTTAGGAGAATCCATTCAACAAAAGTTATTATATTTAATACTCGAATTGGAAGATAAATTTTCTAAAACACGTGCACTTGGAAATCAAGAAGTTATTCCATTGCCTCATCAAATCGAGGCTGTTTATAGTCGGATGTTGCCATCTTCGAATATTCGATACTTATTAGCAGATGATCCTGGTGCTGGAAAAACTATTATGTCTGGTATGTTAATAAAGGAATTGAAGGCACGTGAAAGCGTTCAACGTATTTTAGTTCTTGTGCCACCACTAGTACTTCGTCAATGGCAAGAAGAGATGGACGAAAAATTCCAGGAATCTTTTAAAATTATTAATAGAGCTGTTTTAAATGAATATGGCAGTTTAAATCCTTTTATCGAAAACGACCACTGCCTGGCTTCGATTTACTGGTCTACGCGAGATGAAATTAAAGAATTGATTTTAGAAGCTCAATTCGATTTAGTCATCGTAGATGAAGCGCATAAGATGGCTGCATATTCCTATGGCAAAAGTAAAAAGAAAACATCTAAAACAAAACTGTATCAGCTTGGTGAAAAGTTACTAGCTAAAACAGAACATTGTTTATTATTAACTGCAACTCCTCATAAAGGAGATGCTGAAAACTTTCGTTTGTTAATGAAGCTGATAGAACCGGATATATTTCAACACATCTCAGCAAATCAGACACTTCAAGACAAGACCAATCCCTTTATTATTCGTAGATTAAAAGAGTCAATGGTTAATTTTGATGGTACACCTATTTTTCCAAAACGGACGACCAAAACGATTCAATATAATTTAACAGAACCCGAGTTGGAATTGTATAATGCGGTAACAGAGTATGTACAAACTCATTTTAATCGGGCATTAAATACAGGTCATAATAGTACTGCCTTTGCAATGATGCTCTTGCAGCGTCGATTAAGTTCATCAATTGAAGCCATACATAAATCTCTTGAGCGTCGGTATGAAAAAGTACAAGCTATTTTAGCTAATACCGAATTGGAAAGAAAAGAATACGCACAAAAGCTTGAAAAGCTATATGAAAGTAATTTAGAAGAAGATGTAGTGGAGTCCCTGGACTTACTTGAACAGAAATTTGAACTTTCTATAGATACTATCGATATTCACTTGCTAGAGGAAGAAATTTCTGAGCTTGAAAAGTTATTACACATGACAACTTCTTTGAAAAAGCATGAGATAGAGAAAAAATATTTAGAATTAGAAACGATGTTATTTGGAATAGATGGCTTAATTTACACGGGAGAGAAAATACTGATTTTCACAGAATCCGTAGATACGCTAAAATATTTAGATACAAAATTGAGTACTAGAGTTGATCAAATTGCAAAAATTATGGGGAGTTACTCTATGGATGAACGACGTAACCAAGTAGAGATGTTCCGTCACCATGCCCAAATTATGTTGGCTACAGACGCTGGTGGAGAATCTATTAACCTTCAATTTTGTAATCAAATGATTAATTATGATATCCCTTGGAATCCCAATAGATTAGAGCAACGTATGGGACGAATTCATCGAATTGGGCAGAAAAACGAAGTGTTTATTTTTAACCTGGTGGCTGCGAATACACGAGAAGGTTATGTTTTATCCCGGTTGTTAACAAAGCTAGATTCGATGAAAGAAGATCTTGGTAATGATTTAGTCTATAACATTATGGGAGATTTATTAGACGGCGAAATAAATCTGGCCGAGTTAATGAAAGAAGCTATCTTAACACGTGAGAACTTAGATGATGTCATAAAGAAAATGGACAAGGGACTGAGTGACGAACACCACGAATTAATTCAAACGATGAAAAAAATGCAGTTCGACTCTGATGCCATGGATGTTTCTGCAATAAAGCAGTCTCAAGTCGATATTGAAATCAACAAAGTACCAAATCGAATGTACATTGAATTGATGGATCATGCCTTTATCAGCTCGAATGTAAAAATATTTAATAGTCATGAAAACCAAATAAAACGTGTAGATCGATTCCCTAAACTTATTCGCGATCAATTCGCAAAAGAAGGAAGCTTTACAGATTCTTATCGGTATACAGGTTATATGAAGCACAGTAGCGATGAAGTATCTTATATAACCAAATTGCATCCCTTATACGGACTAGCTAAGAAATTGTTATTAAAAACAAGGGATCAATTTGTCTTTAAGCGTTATTTAATGACTTATAGTGTACCTGAACATTTGGAAGTCGATGCTTATCGACTTGTTTATAAAGATGGTATCGGCAAAGAATTGAAAAACCATTTATTCTTTATTGCGAAGCGTATGGACGGTTCAGTTGTCCAATTAACGCCCTATTGGTTATCAATGGATCGATTTACTCCTGCTGTTACAGAACTTCCTTTTAACGAACAACCCGTTTTGCAACAGAAGGTTTTACAGTTAGCCATTGAAGAAAGAAACAAATTAGAGAAAAAACGCACATCGCAATTAAATAAAATGCATGATTATTTAGTTGATACATTCCAGCAACAATATAATGAAGTATTAGATCGCTTAATGCATTATCAAACTGACAATCAGGACAATAAAAACTCTGCCCTAATTAATCAAATGAACGCTCAATTAATTGATATCGAAGAACAGAAAACAAAAAGACTTGGAATTATTGACAAGCAGCGTACCATTACACTGCAGCCTCCAAAGAGAGTTGCACAATTTGAACTAATTCCGAATGGTCTATCCTATCGTTTGATCGCAACAGATTATGCGGAATTAATCGAAACTCATGAAAGAAATCATGGTCGCAAATTATTAAAAACATACGGTAATTTTGGGTTAGTGGATTTCTATAGCGAACGATTTAATGGGGAAGAACGATTTATTATTCTTACAGATAAACCTGATCTTATATTAAATGAAGAACATACCGAAGATTTGAACAGTATTATTGAACAAACGTATGTCTACTTAATAAATGGAGAAAGTTTTATAGAAATGAAATTGACTGAGACGTTGTAG
- the pglZ gene encoding BREX-3 system phosphatase PglZ — protein sequence MNWSEKIASYFTGKGLLYVVSDEHNLLSQKAIQETFSQQKCMFHFYEDTVVFREYYELNFRHVDRTERSSLLLVISNNQFNQVPYDVYAQAVFVTLSFNKLFPNLDPAIVRQCPIWVYELIYLAQNSIGYRLNGRETTDFLLNDVCDIHASRIYNLRDLVKAGLLYYDKFDEGLPAFLWEHLKNLLIMPPNQLSADSIKIFQSKEKFIRFFNEKWRQYVHYYIKQAKKQVAESHESYADNLFQDSFLQQYIETYINPIEVPSEISFQQWMLPGLIMQEEKPSIEHSPFKETYKDFNRNDWLRFANELGELQQQQLSKGKHQEIFQADIENANKAFKKWMLENFHQLRSLPVVPKPKMVHQIPHYLARQSNNKVALIVLDGMSFTQWHMIKSHLNNNDWKYEEDALFAWVPSVTSVSRQALFSGKEPRFFPGTITSTYKEKSLWTAFWEEQGFSKQNIAFEKSLGLAHYNQKDLAYQLSPAIRIYGAVIDVVDQFMHGATQGLQSVQSELNTWLQSDYLTLFIEDLMNAGFEVYLTADHGNVECIGRGRIAQGVTVESKGERARIYSSLNIRNHTANEQPDTISWDDTSLPSDYHVLLADKNSAFVPKYQKIVTHGGIHIEEMIVPFIKVSR from the coding sequence TTGAATTGGTCTGAAAAAATAGCGTCATATTTCACAGGAAAAGGGCTTCTGTATGTTGTGTCTGATGAACATAATCTGCTTAGCCAAAAAGCAATACAAGAGACGTTCTCCCAACAAAAGTGTATGTTTCATTTTTATGAAGACACTGTAGTTTTCCGTGAGTATTATGAGCTGAATTTTCGACATGTAGATAGGACCGAACGTTCAAGCTTGCTGCTTGTTATTTCGAACAACCAATTCAATCAAGTTCCCTATGATGTATATGCACAAGCGGTTTTTGTAACATTATCTTTTAATAAGTTGTTTCCAAATTTAGATCCTGCCATTGTTCGGCAGTGTCCTATTTGGGTGTACGAGCTTATATATTTAGCTCAAAACTCAATTGGATATAGATTAAATGGTCGTGAAACCACAGATTTCTTGCTCAATGACGTCTGTGATATTCATGCATCAAGAATTTATAATTTAAGGGATTTAGTGAAAGCTGGCTTGCTCTATTACGATAAATTTGATGAGGGGTTGCCTGCTTTTTTATGGGAGCACCTAAAGAACTTGCTCATAATGCCACCAAATCAACTTTCAGCAGATAGTATAAAAATTTTTCAATCCAAAGAAAAATTCATTCGTTTTTTTAATGAAAAATGGCGACAATACGTCCATTATTATATTAAGCAGGCGAAGAAGCAAGTTGCAGAAAGTCATGAGTCCTATGCCGACAATTTATTCCAAGACTCTTTTTTACAGCAGTATATTGAAACATACATTAATCCCATTGAAGTACCAAGCGAAATTTCATTTCAACAATGGATGTTGCCTGGATTAATCATGCAAGAAGAGAAGCCTTCTATTGAACATTCTCCATTCAAGGAGACATATAAAGATTTCAATCGAAATGACTGGCTGCGTTTTGCTAATGAACTTGGAGAGCTTCAACAGCAACAATTAAGTAAGGGAAAGCACCAAGAAATTTTCCAAGCTGACATAGAAAATGCAAATAAAGCATTCAAAAAGTGGATGCTAGAGAATTTTCATCAACTTCGATCGTTACCTGTCGTGCCTAAACCTAAAATGGTTCATCAAATTCCCCATTATTTAGCACGACAATCTAATAACAAAGTAGCACTCATTGTTTTGGATGGCATGAGCTTTACGCAGTGGCATATGATTAAAAGTCATCTAAATAATAATGATTGGAAATATGAGGAAGATGCTTTGTTTGCTTGGGTACCGAGTGTAACGTCAGTTTCTAGACAAGCATTATTTTCCGGGAAAGAACCGAGGTTCTTTCCCGGAACCATTACAAGTACTTATAAAGAGAAGTCATTATGGACAGCATTTTGGGAAGAGCAGGGATTTTCAAAACAAAATATCGCGTTTGAAAAGTCTTTGGGTTTGGCTCACTATAATCAAAAGGATCTAGCTTATCAATTGTCACCTGCCATCCGCATATATGGTGCAGTCATTGATGTGGTTGATCAATTTATGCACGGGGCGACACAAGGGCTTCAGTCGGTACAGTCCGAATTGAACACGTGGCTACAGTCAGATTATCTAACTTTATTTATAGAGGATTTAATGAATGCTGGTTTCGAAGTTTACCTTACTGCAGACCATGGAAACGTTGAATGTATTGGGAGAGGGCGCATTGCGCAAGGTGTGACTGTTGAATCCAAAGGTGAGCGTGCTCGAATATATAGTTCACTTAATATAAGAAACCATACAGCTAATGAGCAACCAGATACAATCAGCTGGGATGATACTAGCTTACCAAGTGATTATCATGTCTTATTAGCTGATAAAAATAGCGCTTTTGTTCCTAAGTATCAAAAAATTGTGACGCATGGTGGGATTCATATAGAAGAAATGATTGTGCCATTCATCAAAGTAAGCAGATAG
- a CDS encoding DNA methyltransferase produces MSQKDNQLSFLDEKSAADNAPVVCLGMTFESEEVRRNYFREELRKKLPELKVIEGYPIGEDEDIIALSDPPYYTACPNPWLGEVIAKEMKVEQQSPYNKTPYIGDIVEGKNDAVYNAHSYHTKVPYKAIMRYILHYTEPGDLVFDGFSGTGMTGVAAKRCADPSEIEKLGYSIDELDVKASDELISKLGERNIILSDLSPAASLISQNYNNDFNIIEFEQEANKIIDIVEQECKWLYKNSDQSNSKENINYTVWSDVFTCPSCSSEIIYWDVAVNTTEKKMYNEFQCDTCSVRLDKKSLDRSWHQVYDEFLKENISMAKQVPVNINYSIGTKRYDHKVDEEQMKLLKKIEQYKLESWIPLIRMPEGDESRRNDRIGITHVHQYFTKRNLIVLSTFYKHAVKSKYVNQLLFFFQASITRATKTNRFRFGGTGGLSGTLYIPSLTFERNVILLLKNKLRDFLKMIKETGSTEKNKSLVTTQSITEANSIPNNSVDYIFTDPPFGKNLMYSELNFLWEAWLKVLTNNKTEAIMNNTQKKTLFEYQKLMEKSFAQYFRVLKPGRWITIEFSNSQASVWNAIQESLQKVGFVIADVSALDKKQGSFKAVTSTIAVKQDLVITAYKPSKLNIDKMRKQTNTEESAWIFLNQHLEKLPVFSGSKGEASIIAERTTRILFDRMIAFHVQHGFPVPISSAEFQLGVTQRFPMRDGMAFLESQVADYDKKRTIVKEFSQMSLFVSDENSAIEWIRQQLMRKPQTRQDLHPQFMKEIRHIAKHEQLPELDSLLVQNFLRYEGDEVVPDQIGSYLRRNYHDLRGFENSDIKMKNKAMNRWYVADPNKQADLEKLREKSLLREFGSYVEELSTHKKKLKQFRTEAIRAGFKKSWSDKDYTKIVTVGDRLPESVIQEDDKLLMYYDNAQIRLDM; encoded by the coding sequence ATGTCCCAAAAAGACAATCAGCTTTCTTTCTTAGATGAAAAATCTGCTGCAGACAACGCACCCGTTGTCTGCTTAGGCATGACATTTGAAAGCGAAGAAGTACGTAGAAATTATTTTAGGGAAGAACTGCGAAAAAAACTACCTGAGTTAAAAGTAATTGAGGGATATCCAATTGGGGAAGATGAAGATATTATTGCTTTATCCGATCCACCGTACTACACTGCTTGTCCAAATCCATGGCTAGGTGAAGTTATAGCTAAAGAAATGAAGGTTGAGCAACAAAGTCCATATAATAAAACTCCTTATATTGGTGATATAGTTGAGGGGAAAAATGATGCTGTATATAATGCGCATAGTTATCATACAAAAGTACCTTACAAAGCAATTATGCGATACATACTTCACTATACCGAACCCGGAGATTTAGTGTTTGACGGTTTTTCAGGTACAGGTATGACGGGTGTAGCCGCTAAAAGATGTGCGGATCCATCAGAAATTGAGAAACTTGGTTATAGTATCGATGAATTAGATGTCAAAGCAAGTGACGAATTAATTAGTAAACTTGGTGAAAGAAATATAATTTTATCAGATTTGTCACCAGCAGCAAGTCTAATCAGTCAAAACTACAATAATGACTTTAATATAATTGAATTTGAGCAAGAAGCTAATAAAATTATTGATATTGTTGAGCAAGAATGTAAGTGGTTGTATAAAAACTCTGATCAATCCAATTCCAAAGAGAATATTAATTATACAGTTTGGAGTGATGTATTCACTTGTCCTTCATGTTCTAGTGAAATTATTTATTGGGACGTTGCAGTCAATACTACTGAGAAAAAAATGTATAATGAATTCCAATGTGATACTTGTTCTGTTCGGTTAGATAAAAAATCTTTAGATCGATCATGGCATCAAGTGTACGATGAATTTTTAAAAGAAAATATTTCAATGGCAAAGCAAGTTCCGGTAAATATTAATTATTCAATAGGTACAAAAAGATATGATCATAAAGTAGACGAAGAGCAAATGAAATTATTAAAAAAAATAGAACAATACAAATTGGAATCATGGATTCCCCTTATTAGGATGCCAGAGGGAGATGAGTCCAGAAGAAACGATAGAATCGGCATTACACATGTTCATCAGTATTTTACAAAAAGAAATTTAATAGTCTTATCGACATTTTATAAACACGCGGTTAAGTCCAAATATGTTAACCAACTCCTATTCTTCTTCCAAGCGTCTATTACAAGAGCAACAAAAACAAATCGTTTTAGATTTGGAGGAACTGGAGGGCTCAGTGGTACTTTATATATCCCTTCTTTAACATTTGAACGGAATGTAATTTTACTTCTAAAGAATAAGCTTCGTGATTTTTTGAAAATGATCAAAGAAACGGGCAGCACTGAAAAAAACAAATCCTTAGTTACTACTCAATCTATTACTGAAGCAAATAGTATACCTAACAACTCTGTAGATTATATATTTACAGATCCTCCTTTCGGGAAAAACCTAATGTATTCTGAGTTGAATTTTCTATGGGAAGCATGGCTGAAAGTTTTAACTAATAATAAGACTGAAGCCATTATGAACAACACTCAGAAAAAGACCTTATTTGAATATCAAAAACTGATGGAAAAAAGTTTTGCTCAGTACTTTAGAGTATTAAAACCCGGAAGATGGATAACTATTGAATTTAGTAATTCACAAGCTAGTGTCTGGAACGCTATTCAGGAATCCCTACAAAAGGTTGGTTTTGTAATTGCTGACGTTTCTGCATTAGACAAAAAACAAGGTAGCTTTAAAGCAGTTACTTCAACTATTGCAGTTAAGCAAGATTTGGTTATAACTGCGTATAAACCTTCTAAACTTAATATTGATAAGATGCGTAAGCAAACAAATACAGAAGAATCTGCCTGGATATTTCTTAATCAACATTTGGAGAAATTGCCAGTATTTTCTGGTTCAAAAGGTGAAGCTTCAATTATTGCTGAGCGAACAACGCGTATTTTATTTGATAGGATGATTGCTTTTCATGTACAACATGGATTCCCGGTTCCCATCTCGTCAGCTGAATTTCAATTAGGTGTTACACAGCGTTTTCCTATGCGAGATGGTATGGCTTTCTTAGAATCACAAGTAGCCGATTATGATAAGAAGCGAACTATTGTGAAAGAGTTTTCTCAAATGAGTTTATTTGTTTCGGACGAGAATAGTGCTATTGAATGGATTCGTCAACAATTGATGAGGAAGCCGCAGACTCGTCAAGACTTGCATCCACAATTTATGAAAGAAATTCGACATATTGCCAAACATGAGCAATTACCTGAATTAGATTCTCTATTAGTGCAAAATTTCTTGCGTTATGAAGGAGATGAGGTAGTTCCAGATCAAATTGGTAGCTATCTACGTCGAAATTATCATGATTTACGTGGGTTTGAGAATAGCGATATAAAGATGAAAAATAAAGCGATGAATCGGTGGTATGTTGCCGATCCAAATAAGCAAGCAGATCTTGAAAAATTACGAGAGAAGTCGTTATTACGTGAATTTGGTAGTTATGTAGAGGAATTGAGTACGCACAAAAAGAAATTAAAGCAATTCCGTACAGAAGCCATCCGAGCAGGATTCAAAAAATCATGGAGCGATAAAGATTACACAAAAATTGTTACAGTTGGTGATCGTTTACCTGAAAGTGTCATCCAGGAAGATGATAAGCTATTAATGTATTATGACAATGCACAAATCCGTTTAGATATGTAA